The following proteins come from a genomic window of Hymenobacter canadensis:
- a CDS encoding SMP-30/gluconolactonase/LRE family protein produces the protein MSFPSSLPDRNSWLATGLLAAALLPACSSPSSPATDAAGTAASSDSTQTAAPVAPANSPLQVVAQFREPQMVGVAVLPDGRVFADFPRWDNNPVNPIAEVMPDGSVKGYPDADWCAWNETVKNEPQKHWICPQSVHADKTGMLWVLDPASPGIKGTVPGGPKLVKIDPKTDKVVQNISIPESVASRKSYLNDVRIDTQNQYAYITESGVGSLVVVDLKSGKARKLLAGHSSMMGDTTLNIKADGKELLDPTGKRAQFNADGIALSQDMQYLYWKPLTSYTLFRIKTEALRNPALTDAQLASQIEDLGKVPASDGMEIDAQNNLYLSAFEDHSIKRRTPAGKIETVVQDPRLEWPDTFAFSGDGKTLYVTTSAIHKTATWNKGIGKQDQPYYIFKMALPQ, from the coding sequence ATGTCTTTCCCTTCCTCATTGCCTGACCGGAACTCCTGGCTGGCAACGGGCCTGTTGGCCGCGGCCTTGTTGCCAGCTTGCTCTTCGCCCTCCTCGCCCGCTACCGATGCCGCTGGCACCGCCGCTTCTTCTGACTCTACCCAGACGGCCGCGCCCGTTGCGCCGGCCAACTCGCCGCTGCAGGTGGTGGCCCAGTTCCGGGAGCCGCAGATGGTGGGTGTGGCCGTGCTGCCCGACGGCCGCGTGTTTGCCGACTTCCCGCGCTGGGACAACAACCCCGTGAATCCCATTGCCGAGGTGATGCCCGACGGCTCCGTGAAAGGCTACCCCGACGCCGACTGGTGCGCCTGGAACGAGACCGTGAAAAACGAGCCCCAAAAGCACTGGATCTGTCCCCAGAGCGTGCACGCCGATAAAACCGGCATGCTGTGGGTGCTCGACCCGGCCTCGCCCGGCATAAAGGGCACCGTGCCCGGCGGCCCCAAACTGGTCAAGATTGACCCTAAAACCGACAAAGTGGTGCAGAACATCAGCATCCCGGAAAGCGTGGCCTCGCGCAAATCCTACCTCAACGACGTGCGCATCGACACCCAGAACCAGTACGCCTACATCACCGAGTCGGGCGTGGGCAGTCTGGTGGTGGTGGATCTGAAGTCGGGGAAGGCGCGCAAGCTGCTGGCGGGCCACTCGTCGATGATGGGCGACACTACGCTCAACATCAAGGCCGATGGCAAGGAGCTACTGGACCCCACCGGCAAGCGCGCCCAGTTCAACGCCGACGGTATTGCCCTGAGCCAGGATATGCAATACCTCTACTGGAAGCCGCTGACTAGCTACACCCTGTTCCGCATTAAGACGGAAGCCCTGCGCAACCCGGCCCTCACCGATGCCCAACTGGCCTCGCAGATCGAGGACCTGGGCAAAGTGCCCGCCTCCGACGGGATGGAAATCGACGCCCAGAACAATCTGTACCTGAGTGCCTTCGAGGATCATTCCATCAAGCGCCGCACGCCGGCCGGCAAAATCGAGACGGTGGTGCAGGACCCACGCTTGGAGTGGCCCGATACGTTTGCCTTCTCCGGCGACGGCAAAACCCTGTACGTGACCACCTCGGCCATCCACAAAACCGCCACCTGGAACAAAGGCATCGGCAAGCAGGACCAGCCCTACTACATCTTCAAGATGGCGTTGCCTCAGTAG